A single Providencia manganoxydans DNA region contains:
- a CDS encoding BON domain-containing protein has protein sequence MKNSVLLRSLLVIGLSGSLFACSAPLKEQASDTWDSAVKTADIAGKDTSEAVSSGVKSTDNYIDDSSITAQVKSKLLTTSGIDSNSISVKTVKGVVYLSGFVKSDSQVDKVVQVVSMVNGVKSVQNGLVVAN, from the coding sequence ATGAAAAATTCAGTACTTTTACGTTCTTTATTGGTTATTGGGTTAAGTGGTTCTTTATTTGCTTGCAGTGCTCCTTTGAAAGAGCAAGCTTCTGATACTTGGGACAGCGCCGTGAAGACCGCAGACATTGCCGGTAAAGATACGAGTGAAGCGGTATCGAGCGGTGTGAAAAGTACCGATAATTATATCGATGATTCCTCTATTACAGCTCAAGTAAAAAGTAAGCTACTGACAACCAGTGGTATTGACAGTAACTCGATTTCAGTAAAAACCGTTAAAGGTGTGGTTTATCTCTCTGGTTTTGTTAAATCAGACAGCCAAGTAGACAAGGTCGTTCAGGTTGTCTCAATGGTTAATGGTGTGAAATCAGTACAAAACGGTTTAGTTGTTGCGAATTAA